The Flavobacteriales bacterium genome contains the following window.
AACGATGTTGGCCAAACGCCTGCCCACGATCCTGCCACCGCTCACCATCGACGAGGCGCTTGAGACCACGAAGATCCACAGCGTTGCGGGCAAGTTGCGGAAGGAGGATTCACTGTTGAGCGTGCGCCCGTACCGCAATCCGCACCACACCATCAGCGATGTGGCATTGGTGGGTGGGGGCTCCTTCCCCCAACCCGGCGAGATCAGTCTTGCGCACAACGGTGTGCTCTTCCTCGATGAGTTGCCCGAGTTCAAACGCACGGTGCTTGAGGTGTTGCGCCAACCACTGGAAGACCGGGTGGTGACAATCAGCCGGGCCAGGTTCAGCGTGGAATATCCCGCGAGCTTCATGTTGGTGGCCGCGATGAATCCTTGCCCGTGCGGCTACTACAATCATCCGGACAAGGACTGCGTGTGCGCTCCTGGAGTAGTGCAGAAGTACTTGAACAAGATCAGCGGGCCATTGCTGGACCGCATCGACATCCACATTGAGGTCACGCCCGTCCCGTTCAAGGAGCTGAGCGCCGAACGGAGCGGGGAGCGGAGCGCGGACATGCGGGAGCGCGTTATCACGGCCAGGAAAGTCCAGCAGGAACGCTACGCTGGAAAGAACATGCACTGCAACGCGCAGATGAGCAGCAAGCAATTGCGCGAGATCTGCCGCATCGACGACGCGGGCCAGGCACTGCTGGCCAAGGCCATGGAGCGCTTGGGCCTCAGCGCCCGTGCCTACGACCGCATCCTGAAGGTGAGCCGGACCATTGCCGATCTGGCGGGCAGTCCGGACATCCGCACCGAGCACTTGGCGGAGGCCATCCAGTACCGCAGTTTGGACCGCGAGGGCTGGGCTTCCTGAGTTTTTTCCGTGCCTGACGTAACCCTGGGGAACGGGGCTCCGTTATACCGGACGATCGCTATCACTCATGCGACACCTCAGCACAGCAAACATGGTCCTCAGCCTCCTCCTTTGCCTTGGTCTCGTCAATGCCTCTGGGCAGGAGCGCACGTACCTCAGCGCCACCCTGGATGCAGCCCCAAAGTCGCAGGCCGCGTTCTACATGGAATCTGCTGGCCAGGAT
Protein-coding sequences here:
- a CDS encoding YifB family Mg chelatase-like AAA ATPase; this translates as MIVKNYGCAVFGINATIVTVETNVNPGTAFFMVGLPDSAVKESHQRVGAAIKNSGLHMPRGREITVNLAPADIRKEGSAYDLPIAIGMLAGSGQLNPERLGDYVMMGELSLDGEVRPIKGALPIALEAKKQGFKGVIVPSANAREAAIVTGLKAYGVDTLLQVTGFLEGADDLQPVEVDIEKEFAESSRSYPVDISDVKGQENIKRAFEIAAAGGHNVILIGPPGAGKTMLAKRLPTILPPLTIDEALETTKIHSVAGKLRKEDSLLSVRPYRNPHHTISDVALVGGGSFPQPGEISLAHNGVLFLDELPEFKRTVLEVLRQPLEDRVVTISRARFSVEYPASFMLVAAMNPCPCGYYNHPDKDCVCAPGVVQKYLNKISGPLLDRIDIHIEVTPVPFKELSAERSGERSADMRERVITARKVQQERYAGKNMHCNAQMSSKQLREICRIDDAGQALLAKAMERLGLSARAYDRILKVSRTIADLAGSPDIRTEHLAEAIQYRSLDREGWAS